In Candidatus Methylomirabilota bacterium, the genomic window GTCCACGTCTGGCACTGGTTCCTCGGGATGCTCGACGAGGCTCAGGCCGCCGTCGACGAGCTCGGCGAGTTCGTCAGCGCGAAGGTCGGGTGAGGGGCAGGACCTTCCGGCCGAAGAGCTCCACCGTCCGCACGGGATCGCTCGCGAGGCTCACGGTGAACATGAGCCGCCGCACGCCCGCCTGCCGCGCGGCCCGGACCTGCTCGATGCAGTCGGCCGGCGTGCCGGCGATCGCCAGGCGCCGGCGCAGATAGTCGAAGAGGCCGAGCCGCCGCACGAGCCCGGGATCCATCTCGCCCTGTCGCGTCGTGTACGTCTCGCGGAGCCGGCGCGCGGCGGGCTGGAGCTCGGCGGGGACGCCGCGGCGCTCCGGCGCGCCGCCGAGGATGTACGCGCCGACGAACCCGAGGATGTTCCCGAGCTTCTCGAACGCCTCCTCGCGCGCGTCGCTGCAGTCGAGGCACGCGACGTGCCAGGCCTCGAGGTCACGCGCGCCGTCGCCCGCCGCCTCGGCCCCCGCGCGGATGAGCGCCGCGGCGTCGCGCACGAGCGCGGGCTCGAGCCCGTAGTTGACGAAGACGCCGTCGGCGACCGCACCCGCCGCCCGCAGCGCTGCCGGGCCTGATGCGGCGGCATAGACGGGCACCGCGCGACGCACCCACGGCAGCTGCACCTCCGCGCCGGCGTACGTCGCCCGCTCGCCGCGGAGCAAGGTCTTCAGGCACTCGACCCCGTCGCGGAGCGCGCGCGGGCCGGCGGGCGCCCCGCCGACGCTCGTCACCCCGCTGTGGCCCGCCCCCACGCCGAGCACGACGCGGCCCGGGGCGACGAGTTCGACGGACGCCGCGGCCGCGGCGGTGGCCGCGGGGTGCCGGCTGACGAGGTTCGTCACGCACATCGCGAGCCGCACGCGCGTCGTGGCCGCGGCCGCGAGCGTCAGCGCGACCCAGGGGTCCATCGCGTTCACCGGCGTGTCGGCGATCCCGACCAGGTCGAAGCCCAGATCCTCGCCGAGGCGCGCCATGCGCTGCGTGTACTCCGGACTGTACGGCCAGAAGAAGAAGCCGAAGCGCACGGGCCGTCAGGGCTTGACGGGCGGAACGTCGCGCGAGTACGCGGGCAGCTTCAGGAACTCGTCCGGCCGATAGGTCCAGAACTGCGAGACCATCGGGTAGGTGTGGAGGACCGTGTTCTGAAGCTTGCCCCCGATTTTCTCCACCTTGAGGATGTAGACGTTCTCGGTCGGGTTGCCGAATTCGTCGAACTTGATGGGCCCGCGCGGGTCCTCGGTCGTGTCGGCGGCGCGGCGCAGGGCGACGAGGAAGCGCTCGCGGTCCTCGACCTGGCCCTCGACGAGCGCCGCGGCCTCCACGATCCACTGGCCGGCGCTGTACATGACCGCGTGGAAGTACGCCGGTGTCTTGCCGAACACCGCCGGGGCCATCTGCATGAAGCGCCGGTTCGCGGCGGTCGCCAGCGTCGGGCTCCAGATGAGGGCGCCGACGATGCCCGTGGCCTCGTCGCCCATCGCCCGGATGACGTGCTCGTCGGTCATGACACCGCTGCCGATCAGCGGCAGCCGCGCCTTCCACCCGTACTCGTCGTACTGCTTGATGAAGCGCGCCGCCTGGCCCGCGACGAAGACCGCGCAGGCGGCGTCGGCGTCGCGGCGGAGCTGCGTGACGTACGGCGCGAAGTCCATCACGTTGAGCGGCACCCAGATCTTCTGCGCGACCCGCCCGCCCGCGTCCTCGAACACGCGCTGGAAGCCGCCGATCTGCTCGTGGCCGAAGGGATTGTCCATC contains:
- a CDS encoding LLM class flavin-dependent oxidoreductase, with product MRFGFFFWPYSPEYTQRMARLGEDLGFDLVGIADTPVNAMDPWVALTLAAAATTRVRLAMCVTNLVSRHPAATAAAAASVELVAPGRVVLGVGAGHSGVTSVGGAPAGPRALRDGVECLKTLLRGERATYAGAEVQLPWVRRAVPVYAAASGPAALRAAGAVADGVFVNYGLEPALVRDAAALIRAGAEAAGDGARDLEAWHVACLDCSDAREEAFEKLGNILGFVGAYILGGAPERRGVPAELQPAARRLRETYTTRQGEMDPGLVRRLGLFDYLRRRLAIAGTPADCIEQVRAARQAGVRRLMFTVSLASDPVRTVELFGRKVLPLTRPSR
- a CDS encoding ABC transporter substrate-binding protein gives rise to the protein MPTRSGRPRGLLSVATAALLVLALAWPPPAAGAEPIRVGYLGPLTGIFAQAGKDMLEGLRAALAARGYQVAGRKIELIEEDSEGNPTTALAKYRKLVTQDRIHVLTGILLANVGYALVQPIEQDRLPTLYLTTPDDLTKRRPTKWILRTNFAASQPMHALGDYAAKVSRYRTVATIAMDNPFGHEQIGGFQRVFEDAGGRVAQKIWVPLNVMDFAPYVTQLRRDADAACAVFVAGQAARFIKQYDEYGWKARLPLIGSGVMTDEHVIRAMGDEATGIVGALIWSPTLATAANRRFMQMAPAVFGKTPAYFHAVMYSAGQWIVEAAALVEGQVEDRERFLVALRRAADTTEDPRGPIKFDEFGNPTENVYILKVEKIGGKLQNTVLHTYPMVSQFWTYRPDEFLKLPAYSRDVPPVKP